In one window of Pseudodesulfovibrio sediminis DNA:
- the deoA gene encoding thymidine phosphorylase — protein MICFIPQEVIRKKRDGHALSQDEIEAMVRGITDESVSEGQVAAFAMAVYFQGMTMEERIHLTCAMKESGTVLDWPSLGIESGVVDKHSTGGVGDKVSLILGPLAAACGVKNPMISGRGLGHTGGTLDKFDSIPGYNARPDLETFARVVRDVGCAIIGQTGDLAPADRRLYGVRDVTATVESVDLITASILSKKLAAGLNGLVMDVKFGCGAFMSRYEDAQELAQSVATVATGAGVPTVALLTDMNEVLGHSVGNSLEVLEAVDFLNGTYRDPRLMQATLALTGEMLLLAGVADDMAQAMVQMNAALESGAAAEIFGKMVTALGGPADFMERAHAHLDVAPVELAVHAETSGFVTSMDCRAVGMALVGMRGGRSRADQDIDYGVGMTGFVNIGDAVSPDRPLCTIYARTQEQAEETALCIRKTVCVGPARPAPAPVVCERIVGGL, from the coding sequence ATGATCTGTTTCATACCCCAGGAAGTCATTCGAAAAAAACGGGACGGGCATGCGCTCTCACAGGATGAAATCGAGGCCATGGTTCGGGGCATCACGGACGAATCCGTGTCCGAAGGGCAGGTGGCCGCCTTTGCCATGGCCGTATATTTTCAGGGCATGACCATGGAGGAACGTATCCATCTCACCTGTGCCATGAAGGAGTCCGGCACTGTGCTCGACTGGCCTTCGCTGGGCATCGAATCGGGCGTGGTGGACAAGCACTCGACCGGCGGTGTCGGCGATAAGGTCAGCCTCATTCTCGGCCCGTTGGCCGCGGCCTGCGGTGTGAAGAACCCCATGATCTCCGGGCGCGGTCTGGGGCACACGGGCGGCACGCTGGACAAATTTGATTCCATCCCCGGCTACAATGCGCGGCCCGATCTCGAAACTTTTGCCCGTGTGGTTCGGGACGTCGGGTGCGCCATCATCGGACAGACCGGGGATTTGGCACCGGCGGATCGGCGGTTGTACGGGGTGCGTGACGTCACGGCCACCGTGGAGTCCGTCGACCTGATCACCGCGTCCATTCTGTCCAAGAAACTGGCAGCCGGATTGAACGGGCTGGTCATGGACGTGAAGTTCGGGTGCGGCGCGTTCATGAGCAGATATGAGGATGCACAGGAGCTGGCGCAGTCTGTTGCCACGGTAGCCACGGGCGCCGGGGTGCCCACGGTGGCGCTGCTCACGGATATGAACGAGGTTCTCGGGCACAGCGTGGGGAACTCCCTTGAAGTGCTGGAGGCCGTTGATTTTCTGAATGGAACCTATCGTGACCCGCGCCTTATGCAGGCGACCCTGGCGTTGACCGGCGAGATGCTTCTGTTGGCCGGTGTGGCGGATGACATGGCACAGGCCATGGTGCAGATGAATGCGGCATTGGAGTCCGGTGCGGCCGCCGAGATCTTTGGAAAGATGGTCACGGCATTGGGCGGACCGGCAGACTTCATGGAGCGGGCGCACGCCCATCTCGACGTGGCCCCGGTGGAGCTGGCTGTTCATGCCGAAACCTCCGGGTTTGTCACGTCCATGGACTGCCGCGCTGTGGGCATGGCGCTGGTGGGCATGCGGGGAGGGCGTTCCCGTGCGGATCAGGACATTGATTACGGGGTGGGCATGACCGGCTTCGTCAATATCGGCGACGCAGTCAGCCCGGACAGGCCGCTGTGTACGATTTATGCCCGGACACAGGAGCAGGCTGAAGAGACCGCCCTGTGCATCCGCAAGACAGTGTGCGTCGGCCCAGCCAGACCGGCTCCGGCCCCGGTTGTCTGTGAACGTATTGTCGGAGGTTTGTAA
- a CDS encoding phosphopentomutase: MARAFILVLDSLGIGWAPDAEKFGDAGADTLGHIAEVCARGGADMEGGRSGPLHLPCMSSLGMGLAAQLVSGVVPPGLESPVLRGRFAAAREVSHGKDTPSGHWEMAGVPVRFDWGYFPPEYPSFPEELIAALVEQGNLPGILGNCAASGTEIIAELGAEHMATGKPICYTSADSVFQIAAHEDSFGLERLLELCILARTLLEGMNIGRVIARPFIGEPGAFTRTANRRDYSLPPPAPTVLDRLKEAGREVVSVGKIADIFAHQGITKKVKAPDSDGLFDLLEEEVENAPDGSLTFVNFVEFDSEWGHRRNVAGYATALENLDKRVSGLTGTLRPGDLVIITADHGCDPTWEGTDHTRECVPVLLFGPGVLPGSAGMRTTFADVGQTVAEHLGIDPLPEGEAIPLS; the protein is encoded by the coding sequence ATGGCGCGCGCCTTCATTCTTGTGCTCGACTCGCTCGGCATAGGCTGGGCGCCGGACGCCGAAAAATTCGGTGACGCCGGTGCAGACACCCTCGGACATATTGCCGAGGTGTGCGCCAGAGGCGGGGCCGACATGGAAGGCGGGCGATCCGGTCCGCTTCACCTGCCGTGCATGAGCTCGCTGGGCATGGGGCTGGCCGCCCAGCTGGTCTCCGGCGTGGTGCCGCCCGGGCTGGAGTCTCCGGTTCTGCGCGGTCGTTTCGCCGCAGCCCGCGAGGTCAGCCACGGCAAGGACACCCCCAGCGGGCATTGGGAGATGGCGGGTGTGCCGGTCCGTTTCGATTGGGGCTACTTCCCGCCCGAATATCCCAGTTTTCCTGAAGAGCTTATCGCCGCGCTCGTGGAGCAGGGCAACCTGCCCGGTATCCTCGGCAATTGCGCCGCCTCAGGCACCGAGATCATAGCTGAACTCGGAGCAGAGCATATGGCGACCGGCAAGCCCATCTGTTATACCTCGGCAGATTCGGTTTTTCAGATCGCGGCGCACGAGGATTCCTTTGGCCTGGAACGGCTCCTTGAACTCTGCATACTCGCCCGAACGCTGCTGGAAGGCATGAACATAGGGCGCGTCATTGCCCGGCCTTTCATTGGTGAACCGGGTGCCTTCACCCGCACGGCCAACCGCCGCGACTACTCCCTGCCGCCGCCGGCACCCACTGTGCTGGACCGGCTCAAGGAAGCGGGCCGCGAAGTCGTGTCCGTCGGCAAGATCGCGGATATCTTCGCCCATCAGGGCATCACCAAAAAGGTCAAGGCCCCGGATTCGGACGGATTGTTCGATCTGCTGGAAGAAGAGGTCGAGAATGCCCCGGACGGCTCCCTGACCTTCGTGAACTTCGTGGAGTTCGACTCGGAGTGGGGCCATCGCCGTAATGTCGCGGGCTATGCGACCGCGCTGGAGAATCTCGACAAGCGTGTGTCCGGCCTGACCGGAACATTGCGTCCCGGGGACCTGGTCATCATCACTGCCGACCATGGCTGCGACCCGACATGGGAAGGCACGGACCATACCCGTGAGTGTGTGCCGGTGCTCCTGTTCGGTCCCGGGGTACTCCCCGGTTCGGCAGGCATGCGCACGACCTTTGCGGACGTTGGCCAGACCGTGGCAGAGCATCTCGGAATCGATCCGCTGCCCGAGGGTGAAGCCATCCCCCTGAGCTAG
- a CDS encoding chloramphenicol acetyltransferase, with protein MKTLDLATWPRKSLYDYFRTLPQPHVSVTADVDVTGLITQAKPEGVSVFNAALYAVMKACNAIPEFRQRIQGDEVVEFEQVHPAPTVPIDGDRFAFCYFDYAPEWSVFNEHCLTAIEVGKKQTGLKDGSAARDDLIFTTCLPWVVFTSMHHPIKGPDDSFPRVAWGKFHEHDERWLMPVNVQVHHALADGIHIGRFYQLTQDALDEFGE; from the coding sequence ATGAAAACGCTCGATCTGGCCACCTGGCCCCGCAAATCCCTGTATGATTATTTCCGCACCCTGCCCCAGCCTCATGTTTCGGTTACGGCCGATGTGGATGTCACAGGACTGATTACACAGGCAAAACCCGAAGGCGTATCGGTTTTCAATGCGGCTCTGTATGCCGTGATGAAGGCATGCAACGCGATACCTGAATTTCGTCAGCGCATCCAAGGGGACGAGGTCGTGGAGTTCGAACAGGTCCACCCCGCGCCCACGGTCCCCATTGACGGAGATCGGTTCGCGTTCTGTTACTTTGACTACGCCCCAGAGTGGTCGGTCTTCAACGAACATTGCCTGACGGCCATTGAGGTAGGGAAAAAACAGACCGGACTGAAGGATGGGTCTGCCGCGCGCGACGACCTCATCTTCACCACATGCCTGCCGTGGGTGGTGTTCACATCCATGCACCACCCCATCAAGGGACCGGACGACAGCTTCCCGCGTGTAGCCTGGGGCAAGTTCCATGAGCACGACGAACGCTGGCTCATGCCCGTGAACGTACAGGTGCACCATGCCCTGGCCGATGGTATTCACATCGGCAGGTTCTACCAGCTCACACAGGATGCGCTGGACGAATTCGGCGAGTGA
- a CDS encoding calcium-binding protein, with translation MATSNSPTLNVTLPGAGQTQVYQMDAGHSVHFGFDISEAVFTGSGDDLVITVEGGGSVILQGYQTLAEQGALPVFELVTGETVAGDMYLFAFSEGNQTDAAELETAADGAAGGSGAGAYSDDAGTLGDSVDALGGQGDAFGGDGPTLPEFNPEALLIGDAIENIYPEEEAVQIVLNPSFESYGRTSGGWDYTNNVDHWENTGGRMEVWDGNRMQTDSFDGDRHMELDSETRSHDTLTQSIAVQSGETATISFAFAPRLHGRTVQPEENEFDITLGDERVAMLRWNPEAGMEEPLDGGESGYPENQEGHGMYELIVFDENGEPFVQQQFEHEPGEWTTLSFDTVATEDHAALSFVENIEHNTSHGAMLDNVTVMRNFHQVLQGDEGPDSLIGSEGDDAIFATTRDIIDGVEDGFGGGDHFIYGGGGDDAIYLGEGFAPVAGGAGNDFIVSGSGSHNIATGTGNDHLVLGEGNDRIFIDQSIMTDGVTVTVEDFTAGGSGGDVINIGIGASLTDVVQDGDDLLLTIGADNGSEVVIELLGVSQLDTSSFVIDGYTTTEVLSEAIQTLIDSGSNTPT, from the coding sequence ATGGCAACTTCAAATTCCCCTACCCTGAATGTCACGCTCCCTGGCGCAGGCCAGACGCAAGTCTATCAGATGGATGCCGGGCATTCGGTCCACTTTGGCTTTGATATTTCAGAGGCCGTGTTTACTGGTTCAGGCGACGATCTTGTCATCACAGTAGAGGGCGGAGGTTCCGTTATCCTGCAGGGATATCAGACCTTGGCCGAGCAGGGTGCGTTGCCGGTCTTTGAACTGGTCACTGGCGAAACCGTGGCTGGTGATATGTACTTGTTTGCGTTTTCCGAAGGCAACCAGACGGATGCTGCGGAGCTAGAAACCGCTGCGGACGGTGCTGCCGGAGGTTCCGGTGCAGGCGCATACAGCGATGACGCGGGCACTTTGGGTGACTCTGTCGATGCTCTTGGTGGACAGGGGGATGCCTTTGGCGGAGACGGGCCTACGCTTCCCGAATTCAATCCTGAGGCTTTGCTTATCGGTGACGCAATAGAGAATATTTATCCTGAGGAAGAAGCTGTTCAGATCGTCCTTAACCCGAGCTTCGAGTCCTATGGCAGGACGAGCGGCGGCTGGGATTATACCAACAATGTGGACCACTGGGAAAACACTGGCGGTCGGATGGAGGTGTGGGATGGAAACCGTATGCAGACTGATTCCTTTGATGGCGACAGGCATATGGAACTTGATTCCGAGACCCGCAGCCATGATACGCTGACTCAGTCCATCGCTGTGCAGTCAGGTGAAACCGCGACCATCAGCTTCGCGTTTGCCCCCAGGTTGCATGGTCGTACTGTTCAGCCTGAAGAAAATGAATTCGATATTACGCTTGGTGACGAGAGGGTCGCCATGCTTCGCTGGAACCCTGAAGCCGGTATGGAAGAACCTCTTGATGGTGGCGAGAGTGGCTATCCTGAAAATCAGGAAGGTCATGGCATGTATGAACTGATCGTCTTCGACGAAAACGGTGAACCTTTTGTTCAGCAACAGTTTGAGCATGAGCCGGGCGAGTGGACAACTCTTTCCTTTGATACCGTTGCGACAGAAGATCATGCTGCACTCTCTTTCGTGGAAAATATCGAACACAATACCAGCCATGGTGCCATGCTAGACAACGTGACTGTTATGCGTAACTTCCATCAGGTGTTGCAGGGAGATGAGGGGCCGGACAGCCTTATCGGTTCTGAAGGAGATGATGCCATTTTTGCCACCACCCGAGATATTATCGACGGCGTTGAAGACGGCTTTGGCGGCGGTGACCACTTCATCTACGGTGGCGGTGGTGACGATGCCATCTACCTTGGTGAGGGGTTTGCTCCTGTGGCAGGCGGTGCCGGTAACGATTTTATCGTCAGTGGTTCAGGGTCGCATAATATTGCCACAGGCACAGGGAACGATCATTTGGTTCTGGGGGAAGGTAACGACCGGATATTCATTGATCAATCCATCATGACTGACGGTGTAACCGTTACCGTGGAAGACTTCACTGCAGGCGGTTCTGGCGGTGATGTTATCAATATCGGTATCGGTGCCTCGTTGACCGATGTGGTTCAGGACGGTGACGATTTGCTTCTGACAATCGGTGCTGATAACGGCAGTGAGGTCGTGATTGAGTTACTGGGCGTGAGCCAACTGGATACCAGCTCCTTTGTCATCGATGGTTATACCACCACCGAGGTGCTGAGCGAGGCCATTCAGACACTTATTGATTCCGGCAGCAATACACCTACTTAA
- a CDS encoding SPFH domain-containing protein: protein MDPTTTTSLITALVFVLILVVLIIKTAVVVPQKSQFVVERLGKYSKTLSAGLHILIPFIDKIAYKRSLKEEVMDIPAQSCITRDNVSVTIDGVLYIRVIDAKMSCYGIENYYIAASQLAQTSLRSAIGKIDLDKTFEERETINASVVMAVDEAAQEWGVKVMRYEIKDITPPGTVMVAMEQQMKAEREKRAEIAISEGDRQSRINRSEGLRQEAVQVSEGEKQKRINEAQGRAQEIMLVAEATAQGLKKVAEVINMPGGSEAMNLKVAEQYIGEFGNLAKENNTMIIPADMANMGAMVATATEIFSQTKCNPTAKPRRATAKKGPSSSEQPPKSVGGFVVE, encoded by the coding sequence ATGGACCCTACAACCACAACATCACTGATTACGGCGCTGGTATTTGTACTGATACTGGTTGTCCTGATCATCAAGACCGCGGTGGTCGTTCCGCAAAAAAGTCAGTTCGTGGTCGAACGGCTCGGTAAGTATTCAAAAACACTGAGCGCCGGGTTGCATATCCTCATCCCCTTTATCGATAAGATTGCGTACAAGCGGAGCCTGAAGGAAGAGGTCATGGATATCCCGGCCCAGTCCTGCATCACCCGCGACAACGTGTCCGTGACCATTGACGGCGTGCTCTACATCCGCGTCATCGACGCCAAGATGTCCTGCTACGGCATTGAAAACTACTATATCGCCGCCTCCCAACTGGCCCAGACCTCGTTGCGCTCCGCCATCGGCAAGATCGATCTGGACAAAACCTTCGAGGAACGCGAGACCATCAACGCCTCCGTGGTCATGGCCGTGGACGAGGCCGCCCAGGAATGGGGCGTCAAGGTCATGCGCTACGAGATCAAGGACATCACCCCTCCCGGCACTGTCATGGTCGCCATGGAACAGCAGATGAAAGCAGAACGCGAGAAGCGCGCCGAAATCGCCATCTCCGAAGGCGACCGCCAATCCCGCATCAACCGTTCCGAAGGCCTGCGCCAGGAAGCGGTACAGGTGTCCGAAGGTGAAAAGCAGAAACGGATCAACGAGGCACAGGGCCGCGCCCAGGAAATCATGCTAGTGGCCGAGGCCACGGCACAGGGACTCAAGAAAGTCGCCGAAGTCATCAACATGCCCGGCGGCTCCGAGGCCATGAACCTCAAGGTGGCCGAGCAGTATATCGGAGAGTTCGGCAACCTGGCCAAGGAGAACAACACCATGATCATCCCGGCCGACATGGCCAACATGGGGGCCATGGTCGCCACGGCCACGGAGATTTTCTCTCAAACAAAATGCAATCCCACAGCCAAACCCAGACGGGCTACAGCCAAAAAAGGGCCGTCCTCCTCTGAGCAGCCACCCAAATCGGTCGGCGGTTTTGTCGTGGAATAA
- a CDS encoding NfeD family protein has translation MEYFSSMENVLWLIWLSVGVIFIVAELIVPGFIIVFFGVGALIAGATAFFGSTIPIQLIVFGVSSLVMILVFRKTMAKTFAGSDADDDSEENDSAIGQMAEVVEAIKPPHVGRIKFQGSFWNALCDETIETGTMIRIVNRTENDANTFTVKKEQ, from the coding sequence ATGGAATATTTCAGTTCAATGGAAAACGTGCTCTGGCTCATCTGGTTGAGTGTCGGCGTGATTTTCATCGTTGCCGAACTCATCGTGCCGGGATTCATTATAGTTTTCTTTGGCGTGGGTGCGCTCATCGCAGGGGCCACAGCCTTTTTCGGCTCAACCATCCCGATACAACTCATAGTCTTCGGCGTCTCTTCGTTGGTGATGATACTGGTATTCCGCAAGACCATGGCAAAGACCTTTGCCGGATCTGATGCAGACGACGACTCGGAAGAGAACGATTCGGCCATCGGCCAGATGGCCGAAGTGGTCGAAGCGATCAAGCCGCCCCATGTGGGACGAATCAAATTTCAAGGATCATTCTGGAACGCCCTCTGTGACGAAACCATAGAGACTGGAACCATGATTCGCATCGTCAACCGCACTGAAAACGATGCAAACACCTTCACCGTAAAAAAGGAGCAGTAA
- a CDS encoding ArsR/SmtB family transcription factor: MQTDIVIKNQFEERAKVLKAMAHPSRLLMIDALSQGEKCVCDLRDLVGHDMSTVSKHLTVMKKVGIVEDERRGKKIFYRLKVPCILNFFHCVESVVQANNE; this comes from the coding sequence ATGCAAACAGATATCGTCATCAAAAATCAGTTCGAGGAGCGTGCCAAGGTGCTCAAGGCCATGGCGCATCCGTCGCGGCTGCTCATGATAGATGCATTGTCGCAGGGCGAAAAGTGCGTCTGTGATCTGCGCGACTTGGTGGGGCACGATATGTCCACGGTATCAAAGCATCTGACCGTGATGAAGAAAGTGGGCATCGTGGAGGACGAGCGGCGGGGAAAAAAGATATTTTATCGTCTTAAGGTCCCCTGTATCCTGAACTTTTTCCATTGCGTCGAGTCGGTCGTCCAGGCCAATAACGAGTAG
- a CDS encoding permease — protein MPNTPNNASCDCQSGTCENKGEKKNDQGSLLRYIIFGGLALVAWFVLYEQLMPFADWVSYSVLGLSPESHLGSAVQFFLYDSPKVLMLLVLVVYGVGILRSFVTVNWTRSFLAGRRESAGNVMAALLGVVTPFCSCSAVPLFIGFMTAGIPLGVTFSFLIAAPMVNEIALVLLYGLLGWKVAALYFVTGISIAIVAGWVLGRLGLEDHVEDWVKEIRAGEAAKEAAMSWPERFDYALDSVKDIVGRVWKFVLLGIAVGAAIHGYVPEGQLAGIMGREAWWSVPLSVVMGIPMYTNAAGIIPVVEALLGKGAALGTVLAFMMSVIALSFPEMVILRKVLKPRLIAVFIAVVGSGILVVGYIFNAII, from the coding sequence ATGCCAAATACACCCAATAACGCATCCTGCGATTGTCAGTCCGGCACGTGTGAGAACAAGGGCGAGAAAAAAAACGATCAGGGTAGTCTGCTGCGCTATATCATCTTTGGCGGGCTGGCGCTGGTGGCCTGGTTTGTTCTGTATGAGCAGTTAATGCCTTTTGCAGACTGGGTCTCCTACTCCGTGTTGGGTTTGTCTCCCGAAAGTCATCTCGGGTCAGCCGTACAGTTCTTCCTCTATGATTCTCCCAAGGTGCTCATGCTGCTGGTGCTGGTGGTCTATGGCGTTGGCATTCTGCGTTCATTCGTCACCGTGAACTGGACGCGTAGTTTCCTGGCTGGCCGCCGGGAATCCGCAGGCAACGTGATGGCCGCGCTACTGGGCGTGGTCACGCCATTTTGCTCCTGTTCCGCGGTGCCGTTGTTCATCGGCTTCATGACCGCGGGCATCCCTCTGGGTGTGACCTTTTCCTTTCTCATTGCCGCGCCCATGGTCAACGAGATCGCCCTGGTGCTGCTGTATGGGTTGCTCGGCTGGAAGGTTGCCGCTCTCTATTTCGTCACCGGCATTTCCATTGCCATCGTCGCAGGCTGGGTGCTCGGACGACTCGGGCTGGAAGACCATGTGGAAGACTGGGTCAAGGAGATCCGTGCCGGAGAGGCAGCCAAGGAAGCCGCCATGAGCTGGCCTGAGCGGTTCGATTACGCGCTTGATTCGGTCAAGGATATCGTGGGGCGCGTGTGGAAGTTCGTGCTGCTCGGCATCGCGGTGGGCGCGGCCATTCACGGCTATGTGCCCGAAGGGCAGTTGGCCGGCATCATGGGGCGTGAGGCGTGGTGGTCCGTGCCTCTGTCAGTGGTCATGGGCATTCCCATGTATACCAATGCCGCTGGAATCATCCCCGTGGTCGAGGCGTTGCTGGGCAAGGGCGCCGCTCTCGGTACCGTGCTGGCCTTCATGATGTCCGTTATCGCGCTTTCCTTTCCGGAGATGGTCATCCTGCGCAAGGTGCTCAAGCCCCGGCTCATCGCCGTGTTCATTGCCGTGGTCGGCTCGGGCATTCTGGTGGTCGGCTATATTTTTAACGCAATCATCTAA
- a CDS encoding thioredoxin family protein: protein MKILVMGPGCPKCEQTEKTVRDACAEAGVAADIEKVKDFQEMAKYGIFATPAVVIDGEVKVAGKAPSKKDVLGWLS from the coding sequence ATGAAGATTCTCGTAATGGGCCCCGGTTGCCCCAAGTGTGAACAGACCGAAAAAACCGTTCGTGACGCCTGTGCCGAAGCCGGAGTGGCTGCGGACATAGAAAAGGTCAAGGATTTTCAGGAAATGGCCAAGTATGGCATCTTTGCCACCCCCGCGGTGGTCATTGACGGCGAAGTCAAGGTTGCGGGCAAGGCGCCCAGCAAGAAGGATGTGCTTGGCTGGTTGAGCTAG
- a CDS encoding cache domain-containing protein — protein MRLSFNNIRIRNKLFIAYSVAFTILFLVTGAVVYSQVRTIVRESIQAELSKTTSTIQTMVRTAADVSIKHYVRAVAEQALAETRYLYSQAQRGQISMGEAKQRAQEILLSQSIGKTGRVYCLNSKGIMLINHKRSLVGLDMSGLQFVRDQIRLKEGYFEYEWKEPLEATSRSKAIYMTYFEPWDWIITSSSFRDEFSQVVNVETFREHFFELGSGETGYPFVLDFDGTMLLHPYLENKHFTEYNHPKFSAVAKRIIEERNGFFEYDWQNPGDECERKKIVYFKEIPELRWVVASSSYYEDFQGPLDDIGFVLMIALALTLLIMIPVSMVIGALITRPIKGLQDSFAKAANGDFSVRMDAHSRDELGLLAGYFNSFMEKLTEYSDSLKTEIAVRRKTEKELIAIDKTKSMFLAMASHELRTPLTSIIGFIKLMERKFTTLFFPQLVGKAELEPHAIQFQQNLGIVQIEADRLGRLVNDLLDMSKIEAGRMEWRDESLTLETIIGRAAQAIAAYDTNKPDVSMILDVPQPEAIITVDPDRIHQVLINLLSNAFKNTNEGQITLSATVTRTGVEFSVCDTGRGIPKEDISKIFDIFYQVHDLDEHSSTVFGTGLGLSICHQIVSHYGSKLLVTSTMNEGSCFTFLIPDKP, from the coding sequence ATGCGTCTGTCCTTCAACAACATACGTATCCGCAACAAGCTGTTCATCGCTTATTCCGTGGCCTTCACCATTCTGTTTCTGGTGACAGGAGCCGTTGTCTATTCACAGGTCCGCACCATTGTCCGCGAAAGCATCCAGGCCGAACTGAGCAAAACCACCTCCACCATCCAGACCATGGTCCGCACCGCTGCGGATGTCTCCATCAAACATTACGTCCGCGCCGTGGCCGAACAGGCCCTTGCGGAAACACGGTATCTCTACAGTCAGGCCCAGCGAGGCCAGATCTCCATGGGAGAGGCCAAGCAACGGGCGCAGGAGATCCTCCTCAGCCAGTCCATTGGCAAGACTGGTCGCGTATATTGCCTGAACAGCAAGGGCATCATGCTCATCAACCACAAGCGAAGCCTCGTTGGACTGGACATGTCCGGCCTCCAATTCGTGCGGGATCAGATCAGACTCAAAGAGGGGTATTTCGAATATGAGTGGAAGGAACCTCTAGAAGCCACGTCCAGATCCAAGGCCATCTACATGACCTATTTCGAACCGTGGGACTGGATTATCACCTCTTCCAGTTTTCGGGACGAATTCAGCCAGGTGGTCAATGTCGAAACGTTCAGGGAGCACTTCTTTGAGCTTGGCTCAGGAGAAACCGGGTATCCCTTTGTACTCGACTTTGACGGCACAATGCTGCTCCATCCCTATCTGGAAAACAAACATTTCACCGAATACAACCACCCAAAATTCAGTGCCGTGGCCAAACGAATCATCGAGGAGCGCAATGGATTCTTCGAATACGACTGGCAGAATCCCGGGGATGAATGTGAACGGAAGAAGATAGTCTATTTCAAGGAGATACCGGAACTCAGGTGGGTAGTCGCCTCATCAAGCTACTATGAGGACTTTCAGGGCCCCCTGGATGACATCGGCTTTGTGCTCATGATCGCACTGGCCCTGACCCTGCTCATCATGATTCCTGTCTCCATGGTCATCGGCGCGCTGATAACACGGCCCATAAAAGGCCTGCAGGACAGCTTCGCCAAAGCGGCCAACGGCGACTTCAGCGTCCGCATGGACGCCCACTCCAGAGATGAACTCGGCCTGCTGGCCGGGTACTTCAACTCCTTCATGGAGAAGCTCACCGAATACAGCGACAGCCTGAAAACAGAAATCGCTGTCCGGCGCAAGACAGAGAAAGAACTCATCGCCATAGACAAGACAAAATCCATGTTCCTGGCCATGGCCTCTCATGAATTACGCACGCCGCTGACCTCCATCATCGGCTTCATCAAACTGATGGAGCGCAAATTCACCACTCTCTTCTTCCCGCAGCTTGTCGGCAAGGCGGAGCTTGAACCCCACGCCATACAATTCCAACAGAATCTCGGCATCGTCCAAATCGAAGCGGACCGACTCGGCAGGCTGGTCAACGATCTCCTTGATATGAGCAAGATCGAAGCCGGTCGCATGGAATGGAGGGATGAGTCCCTCACTCTGGAGACCATCATAGGCCGTGCCGCCCAGGCCATTGCGGCCTATGACACCAACAAGCCGGATGTCTCGATGATCTTGGACGTGCCCCAGCCCGAGGCCATCATCACCGTGGACCCGGATCGGATACACCAGGTTCTGATCAACCTCCTGAGCAATGCCTTCAAAAACACGAACGAGGGACAGATCACGCTCTCGGCCACAGTGACGCGCACAGGCGTGGAATTTTCCGTATGCGATACGGGAAGAGGCATCCCGAAAGAGGACATCTCGAAAATCTTCGACATTTTCTATCAGGTCCATGACCTTGACGAACATTCCAGCACCGTGTTCGGCACTGGGCTGGGACTGTCCATCTGCCATCAGATAGTGAGCCACTACGGCAGCAAGCTGCTCGTGACCTCAACCATGAACGAGGGCAGCTGTTTCACCTTCCTCATCCCTGACAAGCCCTGA